A region from the Ctenopharyngodon idella isolate HZGC_01 chromosome 13, HZGC01, whole genome shotgun sequence genome encodes:
- the LOC127525045 gene encoding myogenesis-regulating glycosidase-like, giving the protein MYQVVPGGAGGTITDGAPIKKINKDSRPLVGAGVIGVILVIAAVTAWCYYIASLRKADLLKTELLDLNKDGFLIRNQAGGIVLKMGFRSGTLDLDSCSKEGVILRCSRSFAGNVNFFIMTVKPKETVVCYRVRWEELESDRPVEHAMSYNESYWYGGAETAVQHWPIAISGQQAPKPFVTSDVYSNRHDFGGILERYWLSSNATAIKINDSVPFHLGWNDTEKTMYFQARYQDSPYKPAPGRPPYAELSYRVCVGPDVTSIHKVMVRRYFPKPNKVPAKEMFRHPIWSTWALHKTNINQEEFLTYAENIRKHGFNCSHLELDDRYTSQYGEFEFDTQKFPNASAMFQKLKADGFLVSLWTHPFVNYDSANFGPCVQKGLFVMEPTGQLPALVKWWNGIGGILDFTNPEARNWFTSQLRSLRHKYAISSFKLDAGETNYLPWQFRTRAHLPDPSTFTRRYTEMAIPFNERAELRSGYGSQNISCFFRLIDRDSVWGYELGLKSLIPTVLTISILGYQFILPDMIGGNAYPNRTDGNGKLPDRELYIRWLELSAFMPSMQFSIPPWEYDDEVVAIAQRFTELHETLVAPRVIELAGEVLDTGDPIIRPLWWIATSDETAYRVDSQFLIGDDLMVAPVLEPGKQERDIYLPAGRWKSYKGERFDNKEPIHLTDYPVDLDEIAYFEWVQ; this is encoded by the exons ATGTACCAAGTAGTCCCAGGAGGTGCAGGAGGAACAATCACTGATGGTGCGCCCATCAAGAAGATAAACAAGGACAGTCGCCCTCTGGTGGGGGCTGGAGTTATTGGTGTGATTCTGGTGATTGCAGCAGTGACTGCATGGTGTTACTATATTGCCTCCCTACGTAAAGCTGACCTGCTTAAGACAGAATTGCTTGATCTCAATAAGGATGGCTTTCTCATCCGCAACCAGGCTGGGGGGATTGTCCTGAAGATGGGCTTCAG GTCTGGCACGCTCGATCTTGACTCCTGCTCAAAGGAGGGTGTGATCCTTCGCTGCTCACGTTCGTTTGCTGGCAATGTGAACTTCTTCATTATGACGGTGAAGCCAAAAGAGACAGTGGTGTGTTACCGTGTGCGTTGGGAAGAGTTGGAGTCGGATCGGCCAGTGGAACATGCCATGTCCTACAATGAATCATACTGGTATGGTGGTGCTGAGACTGCTGTTCAGCATTGGCCTATTGCCATTTCAGGTCAGCAGGCACCCAAACCTTTTGTCACCAGCGACGTCTACTCCAATCGCCATGACTTTGGTGGCATCCTGGAACGCTACTGGCTCTCATCCAATGCAACTGCCATTAAGATCAATGACTCTGTGCCCTTCCACCTGGGCTGGAATGATACAGAGAAAACCATGTACTTCCAGGCACGATATCAGGACAGTCCGTACAAACCTGCACCTGGAAGGCCTCCCTATGCTGAACTTAGTTACAGAGTCTGTGTGGGCCCAGATGTGACTTCCATCCACAAGGTCATGGTTCGCCGATACTTCCCCAAACCTAACAAAGTTCCTGCCAAAGAAATGTTCCGGCATCCAATATGGTCGACCTGGGCTTTACACAAGACTAACATCAACCAGGAAGAGTTTTTAACTTATGCAGAGAACATACGGAAACATGGTTTTAATTGTAGCCACTTAGAACTTGATGATCGTTACACCAGTCAGTATGGAGAGTTTGAGTTTGACACACAGAAGTTTCCAAATGCTTCTGCCATGTTTCAAAAGCTCAAGGCAGATGGCTTCCTAGTATCCCTGTGGACACATCCCTTTGTGAATTATGATTCGGCTAATTTTGGGCCATGTGTACAGAAAGGTCTGTTTGTGATGGAGCCGACAGGACAACTTCCTGCCTTGGTTAAGTGGTGGAATGGCATTGGTGGAATCCTAGATTTTACCAATCCAGAAGCTCGCAACTGGTTCACGTCACAGCTTCGCTCTTTACGTCACAAATACGCCATTTCCTCCTTCAAGTTGGATGCAGGCGAGACCAACTACTTGCCCTGGCAGTTCAGAACCCGAGCCCACCTCCCTGACCCAAGCACCTTCACTCGCCGCTACACCGAAATGGCCATCCCTTTCAACGAACGTGCTGAGCTTCGGTCTGGCTATGGCTCTCAGAACATCTCCTGCTTCTTTCGTCTGATCGACCGGGACTCCGTGTGGGGCTACGAACTTGGCCTGAAGTCCCTGATCCCAACCGTCCTCACCATCAGCATCCTGGGCTACCAGTTCATCTTGCCAGACATGATTGGAGGCAATGCCTATCCTAACCGTACAGATGGAAACGGCAAGCTACCAGACCGTGAGCTCTATATTCGGTGGCTGGAGCTGTCTGCTTTCATGCCCTCCATGCAGTTCTCCATTCCTCCATGGGAGTACGATGATGAGGTGGTGGCTATCGCTCAACGGTTTACCGAGCTACACGAGACACTCGTGGCTCCCAGGGTCATAGAACTTGCTGGAGAAGTTCTGGACACTGGAGACCCCATAATTCGCCCATTATGGTGGATCGCCACCAGTGATGAAACGGCTTATAGAGTTGACTCACAGTTTCTGATAGGGGATGACCTAATGGTGGCACCAGTACTGGAGCCGGGCAAGCAAGAAAGGGATATCTACTTACCAGCCGGACGCTGGAAAAGTTACAAAGGAGAACGATTTGACAACAAAGAACCAATACATCTAACAGATTATCCGGTTGATCTTGATGAAATTGCTTACTTTGAATgggttcagtaa